The following proteins are encoded in a genomic region of Astatotilapia calliptera chromosome 22, fAstCal1.2, whole genome shotgun sequence:
- the abhd5b gene encoding 1-acylglycerol-3-phosphate O-acyltransferase ABHD5: MRRMAEELQPAKEQSSWISSWLPSWCPTSPSQLKDAEEKILKTVKRPFSRQHVRISSGNYLWTLAFSTQQQQSAAPCVPQPPTPPTTPLVLLHGFGGGVALWALNLDSLSSSGPVYALDLLGFGRSSRPQFSTDPREAEDQFVAALEEWREKVGLQEMVLLGHNLGGYLSAAYTLKYPHRVKHLLLVEPWGFPARPENPNHNSIPMWIRAIGAVMSPFNPLAGLRLAGPLGPMLVQTIRSDFKQKYSSVFSDYTVCDYIYHLNAQTPSGETAFKNMTVPYGWAKRPMLDRIGQIQVEIPISFIYGSRSSIDSHSGYAFKKTRPDVEIRVIRGAGHYVFADQPEDFNQTVLQILARTEEKGEGTEQ; this comes from the exons ATGCGAAGGATGGCGGAGGAGCTAcaacctgccaaggagcagag TTCCTGGATATCAAGTTGGCTTCCCTCCTGGTGTCCCACCTCTCCTTCTCAACTAAAAGATGCCGAGGAAAAAATCCTCAAGA CTGTGAAGCGGCCTTTCTCCAGGCAGCATGTTCGGATATCGAGTGGCAACTACCTGTGGACCTTAGCTTTCTccacgcagcagcagcagtcagcAGCCCCGTGTGTCCCACAGCCCCCAACCCCGCCCACCACTCCTTTGGTTCTGCTGCACGGCTTCGGAGGTGGTGTCGCCCTCTGGGCTCTTAACCTGGATTCTCTCTCCAGCAGTGGACCGGTCTACGCTCTAGACCTGCTGGGCTTTGGCAGGAGCAGCCGTCCCCAGTTCAGCACCGACCCCAGGGAGGCCGAGGATCAGTTTGTGGCAGCCCTGGAGGAGTGGAGGGAGAAGGTGGGGCTTCAGGAGATGGTGCTGCTGGGACACAACCTCGGAGGATACCTGTCTGCAGCCTACACGCTGAAATACCCACACAG ggTAAAGCATCTGCTGCTGGTGGAGCCGTGGGGATTCCCAGCACGCCCAGAGAACCCCAACCACAACTCCATCCCAATGTGGATCAGAGCAATTGGTGCCGTCATGAGCCCCTTCAACCCTCTGGCCGGTCTCAGACTGGCTGGACCTCTAG GCCCGATGCTCGTCCAGACCATCAGGTCAGACTTCAAGCAGAAATACTCCTCTGTGTTCAGTGACTACACTGTGTGTGACTACATCTATCATCTGAATGCCCAGACTCCGAG tggcGAGACAGCCTTTAAGAACATGACCGTTCCCTACGGCTGGGCTAAGAGGCCCATGCTAGACAGGATCGGCCAGATCCAGGTTGAAATTcctatttctttcatttatggaTCCCGGTCCAGTATTGACAGCCACTCTGGATATGCATTCAAGAAAACCAGGCCAGATGTGGAAATCCGA GTGATCAGAGGAGCGGGCCATTATGTTTTCGCAGACCAGCCTGAGGACTTCAACCAGACGGTGCTTCAGATTCTCGCCAGGACGGAGGAGAAAGGGGAAGGAACAGAGCAGTGA